GCTGGACTGGCTACGCCGCATCCACGCGACAACTCGCTGGACATTGAGCGTATGTACTGGGTCGCTGATTCTGGCGGCGGCCGGTATCCTAACAGGCGGCGAAGCGGCGACGCATTGGTCGGCGCGCGAGACATTGTTGCAGTTCGGCGTTGCCCCCAGTCGGGCGCGCGTGACGCGGCAGGGCAAGCTCATCACGGCGGCGGGCGTCTCGGCTGGTATTGACGCGGCGCTCATGCTCGCCGCCCTTGAATGTGACCAGGCGACGGCCGAACTCATGCAGCTTTTTGTTGAGTACGCGCCGGCGCCGCCGTTTACGGCCGGCACGCCTGAAACCGCCGACCCAAGCATTGTGGCGCGGGCGCGGGCGTGGCTTCAGCAGCGCGCTTCGGGGTAAGTCGCCGTCAGATCAGTTCGCTTCCGCCTTCACGCCGGTGTGAAGCGCCGCAATGCCGCCCGACAGGTTGCGCCACCGTACGTCGCGGAAACCAGCCCGCGTCATGTGCGCCGCCAGTGTCGCTTGGTCGGGGAAATGTTGCACCGAAGCCGGTAAGTACGAGTAGGCATAGCCCGACCGCGACACGGCGTTCCCAATCGCAGGTAGAATCCGTGTGAAGTAAAACCCGAACAGTTGCTTAAGACCCGGTACGACCGGATGCGAGAACTCTAAGATCACCGCCTTGCCGCCCGGTTTGAGGACACGGTGCATTTCCGCCAGCGCGCCGTCGAGGTCTACAACGTTGCGGATGCCGAACGCCACTGTCGCCACGTCGAAGCTTGCATCCGCGAACGGCAGCGCCAGGGCATCGCCCGCCAGCAGGCGTACCGGACGCCCGCTTCGGCGGACCTTTTCCAGCCCCCGGACGAGCATTGGCCGGCAGAAATCCACGCCGATGGTCGGCGCAAGGCGTCCCAGCTCGATGGCGAGGTCGGCAGTCCCACAGCAGATGTCGAGTGCTATAGCGCCCGGACGGCGCAACGCCTCCGCTGCCTCCCGGACGGCGGCGCGGCGCCAGTGTTGATCAATGTTGAGCGACAACCAGCGGTTGAGCTGGTCATAGGTGGGCGCAATACCGGCGAACATCGCCTGAATGCGCCGGGCTTTTTCCGCACCCTGAAAGGCAAGAGGATTTTCCATAACGCTGACGGTTGCGCCGACTGGGGGAGACGACGGTGTTTTTCGCCGGTTCTGATCCGGGCTACAATCGGCGGTACTTTACTGGCCAAACAACGCTGGGGAAACGGAGGATGACGACTGTCATGGCGACGCCCGACGACGTTCGCCGCGCGCGACTTGCGGCCGACTACGAAGAAATGCGCACCATTCGGGGCGAATACATCCACTGGTACAACAATGACTTCCCGGCCACGGACTACGTTGTCACGCTTCGGGTGCGTAGTTATATCAGCCCAACCATGACCCGCGACGAGCATCAGATTCGCATCCTTTTGTCGCCGAATCATCCTTTTGAGAAGCCGACTGTGATGATGCATGGCATGACGCCTATCTTTCACCCGCATGTGTGGCCTGACGGGAAAATCTGCATTGGTCAATGGGACTTCCGCGAAGGTCTGGCGTCGTTTGTCGTCAAGTTGGCGCGACTGTTTCAGTTCGATCCCCAACTGATTGATCCGCACAGTATCGCCAACTACAAAGCGGCGGATTGGTTTTATGCCAACCCTAACCTGTTCCCCTGTGACCAGTCACAACTGCCCGTTCCCGGTGAAAAGCCAACCTACACCTTTGTCGTCAAGCGCGTGACGCCGCCGCGCTCAACCGGCGGCGGGCGATTTCAGATTCGCTCTTGAGTAAGGATGCTTGCCTAACACCTCTAAGCCAAGGCGAGGCGCTACTTCAACGCTGCTGGGCCGTGTCAGCCGGACAATCCCCACAGGCTGTCGCCAGTGGAACGCTTGCCGGGCGCGGATGCCGGCGCCGGATTTGACCATTCCCTCAGGGCAAAAGGATGTTGGCGGCGGTGACGACGTGGGCGCAGCAGTGCCCACACCGCTGGCATTGCTTTTTGATGAAATAGATTCGCTGCAGGACGAGGGCTGGCTTTGGTTTGCGGCAGTGGCGGCACAGGTAGCGGGAGAGTTTCGAGCCTTGAATGCTGACTTGGCAAGCTTAGGGAAGCAAGCAGTAGAGTAGTTGGTCATCGTTGACCACGGGAGTGGCGGGTGTCGGTGGCGGAGCGGACACGGGAGTATGCGGCGCGACGCCCCCGATGGACGCGGCATGATGGTTGTCCGCGCACAGTGAGCGAACGGCGCAGCGAGGCTGTTGAAAACAAGCGCGACGGCAAATAGCGAAGAGAGTCGTCAAAACGTCAGCGATGTGGACAGCCTGTTCGCCGTCATCGAACATCTTCCTTGAAAACCTCCTGACGCCTTGCGGTTTTGCGCCGCCGCCTTAGAAGCTCAAGTCGTTTCATGTTGATTCGGCTATGCTTGGCGGATGCCAATCTTAAACGTCAAAGGACTCACGGTTTTTATGCGCCCTCTCCTTCCCGAACGCTTTGCGCCGCTTTGTTCGGCGACGGTCATCATTTCGGCGCTGGGCTACTTCGTGGACATTTACGACTTGCTGCTGTTCGGCATTGTTCGCGTACCGAGCTTACAGGCGCTCGGCCTTAGCGGGCAACAGCTTCTTGACGACGGTATTCTCCTACTCGATGTCCAGATGGTCGGGCTGCTCATCGGCGGCGTGCTGTGGGGGGTGCTGGGCGACAAGCGCGGGCGGCGCTCGGTGTTGTTTGGCTCGATTTTGCTCTACTCGGTCGCCAACTTCGCCAACGCTTTTATCATCGAGCTGGCGGGCTGGCTGCCGGGCGGCGTGACGCCCTTTCAGCTTTACGTCGTTCTGCGATTTTTGGCGGGCGTCGGGCTGGCCGGCGAGTTGGGCGCGGCGGTGACGCTCGTGAGCGAAAGCCTGCCGAAGGAATTGCGCGGCTACGGTACGGCGATTGTCGCCGGCGTCGGCGTTTCGGGGGCGGTGGTCGCCGCGACGGTCGGCAAGTACTTCTCGTGGCAGGTCGCCTACATGACCGGCGGCTTGCTTGGTTTTCTTCTGCTGGCGATGCGCGCCACGCTGCTCGAATCCAAGATGTTCCACGCGCTTGAACAGCAGGAAGTGTCGCGCGGCAACTTCTTCGCCTTGTTTACCAACGCCGACCGTTTCCGGCGCTTCTTTTGCTCGATTTTGATTGGCGTCCCGCTGTGGTTCGCCATCGGGATTTTGATTACGCTGTCGCCCGAACTGTCGCAGGAGTTGGGGATTCCGGGTATTACGGCCGGCGACGCCATCAAGTACGCCTACGCCGGGTTGGTTGTCGGGGATTTGGCCAGCGGGTTATTGAGTCAGTATTTTCAGAGCCGGAAGCGAGTGGTGTTCGCTTTCCAAACGCTCACGCTGGCGCTGACGTTTGTCTATGTCGCCTCGCGCGGGGCGTCGCCGACGTATTTTTACGCGCTCTGCTTTGCGCTGGGCGTCGCGGCCGGCTACTGGGCGGTGTTCATCACCATCGCCGCCGAGCAGTTCGGGACGAACCTGCGCGCCACGGTCGCCACGAGTGCGCCGAACTTCGTCCGTGCGTCGGTTGTACCGCTGACGCTGGCGTTGCAGTGGCTTACGCACCACACAGCGCTTGGGTTGCTCTACAGCGCCTTGGTCGTAGGAATTGGCTGTACAATGCTAGCCTACCTCGCGTTGGCGCTTCTTGAAGAATCTCACGGCAAGGCGCTTGACTTCGTGGAAGCTACATAAAATACGAACCGGCGGCGGTTTTGTCTGCATCGCCAAAGATTGTGAGGAAATGAGAATCCGCGCTTCTTGGCGGCAGTCAGATTGTATGAATTGGGCAGACTTTCCTCTGTAAGTACATCCGGGCTGCTGGCTTGGAACTAGGGTCGGCAAAATTGCTCATCTCACGTGCGATGCCTGAAGAGTTGAATAATGTCTTGCGGTGCAAGGACTTTGAAAGGTAGGCGACCCGGAGCAGAGCGTATAGAGTTTCTGAATGCTTTTGTCAGGGATAATCTTCTTGTGGAAATTATGGAGCGGATAGCGGCCTTTCATGATCCCAAAGACAACAAATTTCTCGAATTGACGGTAACGCAACTTACCTTGTGGCCGGCGATGAAGACCTACTGATTTTGCATCCGTTTCAGGGGATAGACATTGTGACACCACGTCAGTTTCTGGAGCGCCCAATCAAAAACGCCAGCTGACCCATGTTCCCGACGTGCCTAAACAGCCGACTGCGGGTAAGTGTGTTCGCCAAAGCAATGGAGCTAAGAAAAGGTTCATCCATGACGCAAACGATTCGTTTTCTTTCCGGCATCCAGCCTTCGGGCAAGCTTCACCTTGGGAACTACTTTGGCGCGATTGCGCAGCACATTGCACTCCAGAGCGAAGGTGAAGCGTTTTACTTTATTGCCAACTACCACGCGCTGACGACCATCAATGACGCAGCCCAGCTGCGCGAATTGACGCGCGATGTCGCCGCAACCTATCTGGCGCTTGGGCTTGACCCGCAGCGGGCTACGTTGTTCCGGCAGTCAGACATTCCAGAACTGCACGAGCTGGCGTGGCTGCTGGCGACGGTGACAGGCATGGGGTTGTTGGAGCGCGCGCACGCTTACAAGGACAAAGTTGCGCGTGGGATTCCGGCCAAAGTTGGGCTGTTTTACTACCCGGTG
The window above is part of the Chloracidobacterium sp. genome. Proteins encoded here:
- a CDS encoding DJ-1/PfpI family protein translates to MPSQTSELSRIIVVYLYPGLTALDAIGPYEILRGLPGAVVHFVAQQRGPITVDSGFLRLQADVCCEEITQADILLVPGGNAPAQMNNLEALDWLRRIHATTRWTLSVCTGSLILAAAGILTGGEAATHWSARETLLQFGVAPSRARVTRQGKLITAAGVSAGIDAALMLAALECDQATAELMQLFVEYAPAPPFTAGTPETADPSIVARARAWLQQRASG
- the ubiE gene encoding bifunctional demethylmenaquinone methyltransferase/2-methoxy-6-polyprenyl-1,4-benzoquinol methylase UbiE — its product is MENPLAFQGAEKARRIQAMFAGIAPTYDQLNRWLSLNIDQHWRRAAVREAAEALRRPGAIALDICCGTADLAIELGRLAPTIGVDFCRPMLVRGLEKVRRSGRPVRLLAGDALALPFADASFDVATVAFGIRNVVDLDGALAEMHRVLKPGGKAVILEFSHPVVPGLKQLFGFYFTRILPAIGNAVSRSGYAYSYLPASVQHFPDQATLAAHMTRAGFRDVRWRNLSGGIAALHTGVKAEAN
- a CDS encoding MFS transporter codes for the protein MRPLLPERFAPLCSATVIISALGYFVDIYDLLLFGIVRVPSLQALGLSGQQLLDDGILLLDVQMVGLLIGGVLWGVLGDKRGRRSVLFGSILLYSVANFANAFIIELAGWLPGGVTPFQLYVVLRFLAGVGLAGELGAAVTLVSESLPKELRGYGTAIVAGVGVSGAVVAATVGKYFSWQVAYMTGGLLGFLLLAMRATLLESKMFHALEQQEVSRGNFFALFTNADRFRRFFCSILIGVPLWFAIGILITLSPELSQELGIPGITAGDAIKYAYAGLVVGDLASGLLSQYFQSRKRVVFAFQTLTLALTFVYVASRGASPTYFYALCFALGVAAGYWAVFITIAAEQFGTNLRATVATSAPNFVRASVVPLTLALQWLTHHTALGLLYSALVVGIGCTMLAYLALALLEESHGKALDFVEAT